TTGATTTTTTCTAAAATTAGATGGAGTTTGATTGGTATGTTTCTTAAAGAAACTATTAAAGTTATTTGGAGCATTAAAATGCAATGAATAAGCAATTTCTTTAATTGTCATATCTGTTTGTAACAATTTAGACTTCGCTAATTGAATGATATGCGTGTTGATTTGACTTTTTGCAGTATTCCCAGTAATTTGTTTAACAGTTGCATTCAAATGATTAGGATGAATAGCTAACAATTCTGCATAATAGCTAGGAGAATGTGACTTTTTATGAGCTAACGAACTTTCATAAAAACTAGTTTCAATTAGGGTTTGAAATCTAGAAAGTAAATTAACATCAGCTTTTCTAAACGCAGTTTCTGCTTCTTTTGGATGAACTTGATTTGTGAAGAATCGATTAATGAAATTTAGTAATACAAGTACATGTGCTTCAATTATCTTAGAAGAGTCTTCTTTTAAATTTTGCTGCTCTGCATAAATTTCTTCATACACTCGTAGAAGTTTTGAAACTTCCTCAGGCTGAACTTCAAATGGTATAGATTGATCTATTTTCAGGAATGGAAAATCAGTCAATAAATTCTGAAGGTATTTTGATTTTGAAATGAATTCTTTAGAAAACATTAAATAATAACCTTCCCAATCTGGCAAAATATCCCAAGATATTAATTGAAAGGGAGAATTAAAGAATACTGTTGCACCATCAGGAAAATTTGTATGATGTCCAGATATAGCTTTTCCAGAACCTTCAACTT
This genomic window from Tenacibaculum sp. 190524A05c contains:
- a CDS encoding helix-turn-helix domain-containing protein produces the protein MHHFKTISDYCKAIQIPESKQPYFDIRSFEENMPTVVSKMPTFKHEFYAIAIKVEGSGKAISGHHTNFPDGATVFFNSPFQLISWDILPDWEGYYLMFSKEFISKSKYLQNLLTDFPFLKIDQSIPFEVQPEEVSKLLRVYEEIYAEQQNLKEDSSKIIEAHVLVLLNFINRFFTNQVHPKEAETAFRKADVNLLSRFQTLIETSFYESSLAHKKSHSPSYYAELLAIHPNHLNATVKQITGNTAKSQINTHIIQLAKSKLLQTDMTIKEIAYSLHFNAPNNFNSFFKKHTNQTPSNFRKNQ